The stretch of DNA ACTTCGTTGTTAAATGATATTAAGTTTGTTTTTTAGTATCCCTCGAGGATTACCTTTTATTTTCGGTAGCAATCAAATTAATGGAGATGGTCCACTCTTGTACATAAATCGAGAACATTTGGCTGTCTGAGGCACAAGTATTTTGTGTTGAAAAGGCAAATGTGAGTTTGTAGCAAGAAATTAAGTACTTTGCAATACTTTCTGTGCATGAACATGAGTAAAACATCGTATAAATCCCCAACTGATAGATTTTGCATTAGACTGATAATCAAAATTTCTCTCATTAAATAAAGTTCATGTAATAAAACGAAATACTAATAATATGATTCCTTTGTATTCTCTTGATTTTTCAAATGGAATATATCTCTTTCTCAatcattacaaaaaaaaaacgcGTAGTTTGAAGATTGTGATGTGatctatatttttaataattcgcGATTGTCCACCTATGAATTATTACCTCAACTTTcttatttagaactgaattatttttttatccaaACAACATATGATTGGTTCTTTTGTAGGTTTGAATGGGTCACCAAGTGAAGCTTCCTTGACTTTTGCAGAAATTCCATCAATGGCAAAACATGTGCAGTTTAGATTGGTCACTCAAAATGAAGTGTAAAATGGGTCATGTCCAATAGTTAAATACAACACAACTACCGGATCGAATCCGATCAATTCATAATTcggttaattatttttaaaatcaaatattcatgtttaaaaatatcgatTATTTTTCGTCGAAATCGAATGTTTTCTCAAATACAATATATCAAAGTTGGTGAAGAGTATTTTGCACCATGAAATTTAAtcgttaaaaatattattattgaatttgaACAATAGTTCACatgaaaattaaaatacaaaaacaaaaaaaaaagtcagAAGTTTGGGCTAAAGAAAATACATGGATATCccaatttagatttttttatgTCAACTCGATATCGTGGGCTCGAAAAGAGTGAAACGTTTGTCCATGGACGAGGGAGAGGACACCTTGTAGAAGGTTTGAAATGGTCAGCTCATGGAATTACACACTAACAAACACGATTAAGACCACACTGTGATCCACTCGGTTTCTTAGTCAAAATTTCAACTCTGGTTTCTTTAAATTCAAACGCCCCCACTCTTCTTAATTCATCGTTCAGTTTTTCTTTTCCTCCCCTCCTTATATATTCTCACACACACAAGTTTGCACCACAATAAAGTTGAGTCAAGTTTCTGAATCAAATCCAATATTAAAGAAGTCTATACTTGTATGTATCTAGTATTGCTCTGAAGCCAGATAGCATTTGAAATGGAGAGTGCTGCGACCTGGCAATATAATGCACTTATCAACGAACTAACACAGGGGCTGGAGAAAACCAAGCAGCTTCGGATTCATTTGTGGTCGACGTCCCCTCCGGAAGCTCAGGACTTGATACTGCAGAAGATATTATCTTCATATGATAAGGCTTTATTGATCCTCAAGTGGGGTGGATCAAATGGAGCAGCAACATTGAGTACGCCAGAGAGTTCGGTATCTGTACATGGAAGTCTAAGAAGTGAAGATTTGAACAAGAATATAAAGGATAATCAGGATGATATTAATGCTTCAAAGAAACGGTAAATTTTCACGACGATGGATAACATTTTCTATGATTGATCCGGGAATCTTTTGCAAGGTGTTTTTTGTGCTAACTCTGTTTCTTGATTGGTTTAACAGAAAGATGCAGCACACATGGACAGAACAAGTGAAAATCGATTCTGAAAATGGACTCGAAGGGCCTACTGGTGATGGGTTTAGTTGGAGAAAATACGggcaaaaatacattttgggAGCTAAATATCCAAGGTAGACACTCTTTTCCGACATGGAAAGCAATAATATTTTAAAGACAATAACACAAACAAAAATGCAGACAAAATGAGGTGGAAAATACGGAGTCtgaagaataaaaaaatttcacaaAAATAACGCGCCACAGTCCCTGTACTGTTTTTGTGTCTCTCTCACGTGTACAAGGACTAGTCTTGGATATAGACACTAGACCACAACGAAAATAACACGAGTTTGTCCACGTTTGCAGGAGCTATTACCGATGTACATACCGCCATGTTCGAAATTGCTGGGCAACAAAGCAAGTGCAGAGATCTGATGACGACCTGACCGTATTTGATCTCACATACAAAGGAAGGCATACTTGTAACCTGTCCTCCACTAATACAGTTCCACCGCCAGCAACTCCTGAAAAACAGGAACTGGAACTTAACTATGGTCATAGATTTCAAGGCCAACAGAGTCAAGCCCTTCCAAACTTTACAAATTCCCTCAGCGTCAGCACCGAGGACTTGGTTAATGTTGAAATGCCTGCCTACTTCTCCTTTCAATCAACATTAGCATTCCATGATGAAGAAAATCACTATTTCCCGATCCCTGCTCTTCTTGATGAAAACCAGCACCAGGAGGGCACAATTTCTCCGCAGTTAATATCTCCAGCCACATCAGAATCCAATTATTTCACGGCATCAACCTATGCGAGGACTCCTAATGCTCAGCATTCAGAGGCTGATGCCGCAGATATAATCTCAGCCCATGCGTCCACAACAAATTCTCCAATTGGAGGCATGGAGTTCTTAATTGATCCCACAAAGCTAAATCCAAATTTCGGATTCAACATGCCAGAATTTTTCACATATTCAGACTTTGAACATGGACAATAAGAGGAAAGTGTGGTTTTGCAACCCGATGATTGATCCTTGCGGTTTAAAATCAGATATAGATATTAGTTTCTGATAAAAAAAAACAGATATAGATAGATCTTGCAGAAATTAATCGATGTGTAAAGATGGTAGCCCGATATTTGTATAAGTTTTATGAGTAGAGCTTTTCAACTCTGTCATCCCATCGTGGAGTGATATTCAAGCTCAAACCAGAACAAACGTCTGAGTTACTAAATTGAGTTTAAGGGCAGATCATGTAGACGGAAATAACCCACAAACTTTAAGTTAAactcaagaaaattcaatcacAGAAAAAAGGAGGATTAGTGTTGCAAATTATAATTTCTTAACAAACAAAATTACGCAATCTTGTCGCTCAGGTAAGATGATCTAGTCATCCAAGTAAAATTATTGTGAAAGGTAAAATGAACCAATGAAAATACAATCTTGAGGACAAAATCCAAGACAATGTATAAAATTTACAATTCCCAGCTTCATGTAAAAGTGCAAAAACATGGAGATTAAACCCATAGATACAAATTGGAATTCCCAAAGAGAACAAGAACCCTTCTGGCACAATCATGTGATATATACTCTTTATGATGCCAGTCATCACATGTACAGATTCTCttgataattaatgaaataatgctcAAGCTGGAGTATTTTACCTTATGAACAGGACAGGACAGGACGGGACAGGGCAGGAGAAGAGCTTACAGATATTACAGCATTCATcagaaagagagaaaaaaaatattagaaggTTCAGCATTATCTATCAACAGCAATTTCAAACCGAGCACTAATTCATAATTCAAATGAAAACAAGCAAATAGCTTACTTGTGGCACCAACAAAAGCAAGCAAGAAAGTCTTCGATTTGGTgataaaatacaagaaaaacAGGTATGGAAACAAAGAGAAGGCAAAAAGCTGTGAAGCTATGCTCTGAGAATTAATTCTGGGTGCCCATGGATCCACAGGAAACAAAAACCCCATGACAAATTATATGTATTCCATTTCTGTAAAACTATCTTTCTTCCCATTTCAGCTTCACCGCAGCAGttgaattcaaatattttgGGAGAAAAAAGTGTGTCTCTGCTGTAGCTCCAAGGCTTCACTTGCCAACCTTTACCCTTATACAGGATCGAAGAACCAGTTAACATGGGAGACTTCAACAGAGACTGAACTCGAATATATCCTTCCATTTTTTTCCAAGAATGATGAAGCACCAACACAGATTTGCTGCTTCGAGATTTTTTGAGGGTCCAATTGCGTAATGGGCCCATTAGTTGCATCGGGCTAAATAGGCCCATGAATCAATAAGAGGCAAGGCCCATCCTTCTTATTTAACGTCGTGATTGTAAGATTGGATTCTTGCGTCAGTCATAAAATTAGGCCCGTTAAAAAAACCAAATACAGGCCCATGATCAAAAAACACATGGTCCAACTCATAATATAATCTAGATTGTGAAAAGACATGGTCATAAATTACTCATAATATAATCTAGATTGCGAAAAGACATGGTcataaaaattcaaaacaacTTGTCATGTACGTTTTGGATTGGAATACATATTTTTTGCTGTTGTGGTTCTGCAGTTTTTTTAATATAGAGAGAATCACTCACAagtaaaaaaacaataaaaagttATTCATAAAAAGTTATTCATACAATAGAACCAAAATTTAAGTTGATATTAAAATCCTTTCAAAAAAtgatataaaattattaaatgaagttATAAATTTCTTTCAAATAACTAAATATAGTTCAAATTATAAAAAGTAAAATTAGATCAAACAATAATATAATACAAAGTAATGACAATAGCATGTCTCTTTGGAGACGGTCTTAAGAGTCTTTATTCATTagatgagtcaaccctacctatattacaattaaaaaataaatttttgacataaaaataatgtttttcattggtgactaaaatataatattcgtctcacaaatgacaaaaacttgtgtgagtcgatctcacgggtcgtatctgtgagacgatctcacgggtcgtgtCTGTGatacgaatctcttatttgggtcttccacaaaaaaagtattactttttatgctaatagtattactttttattttgaatatcggtagggttgacccgtctcacagattaagatccgtgagatggtctcacatgagacctcaCAAATTTACTTATAAAATCGTCTCACCTGAGTTGTTGTACGATACCAATTGTTCTGAGAtccttggtttttttttttttttttttgataaactgAGATCCTTGGTTGTTTTAAGTTAAATGGAAAATGAGTAATGTACAACCATATCATAAAGGATAAAATCTAATTATTCTAATCGGTGAAGTTGTTCCATTCAAATCGCCATCACATCATTATATTCGTTGCGGTTTGAACTTTGGGTTAATTGAGATTCAGTACATTTTAAAAATGGAATTGGGTTTTAGTACATAGAAAGAGAAATTTTCTTCTAAATTGCCAAATTTGCCCTTTTGCCCTATTTAAGTTTAATTGATCCCCGCGCTTtcgaaaatggtatcagagcatggttaatttatttcaaacacaaaaattttattattactagtaactaaatgtatgagaaggagaatttcgaaaaaattatgaatccgaactttagttcgagaagaataatttacaagaactattccaatattttggaaaataCACAAGTatatctaactattgttagatatcagaaacaggaGAACAAAGGTATGTTCCAATGGTGACCACCAAGTTATGGTATAGATCTGATGGAAACATCAGACATATGACGGTATATGTCATCTATCAAGAAATGAAAGGATTTAGGTATCCCCGAAATCATTTCAATCTCTATTCCAGAAACATTAGTTTCCGAATAGAGCTATTCAGATGTTCTATAAAGCATCTGAAACAACTCATTGAATCAGGGAATTTATCTCCTGATGAAAGACAGCAGTGTTTGCAAAACCTTGCATACACAAAAGGTAGACTCTTACAGGCCGAAAAGACCAGATCTTCAATGATCTGTTAAATATGCCAGGAACTACCATCCAGTTCGAAATTGAACTTATTTCCCTGGAAATAATTCAATTAGAACAAGAATTACAGCGAAGTACATGCTTCACTGAACTCGGAACGAAAGGTATGCGTTTACAAGGTCTAAAGAACCgtaaaaacatacttcaaaatctactcagaagaaattcttcagagaaCAACGGATCTGTATAGACAGAAGATCTACGAAGGGAAGCAACAGCACCCTCAGGTAAGAAtttatgattcagaataataaatttctggaaatagtaccagactcctctaagctctctctggatcttagagaaatacagaaaacggtacaaaattatggcaatgtgctatattatgtacctcaaagggttgaaaaggtcctagagaaacaagaagaaattcttgagatcttaaaggatattcaaacaagaatacagaaactagaacaacaaccaagttctagtagaagatcttcaggaggttggttaccaccatcctttggtaccgaacctttgttacatcaacaagggaagtccagagtggtgtcaaaacctttaactgaagaagaaaagatgatcaatctaatcaagtctgtctcagaaaagaaattgatctgatgacaactctagaaaggattggtttggaggatctacaagaacTTGCGGagtctttcgcaaatctcaaagtagtagatctaaagatgaatacagcagtaggtgaaacattacctgcaataacctggtcatcttctcaggaaccaccaagggaaagtatgggatctcataatgtaaatatgagaaaatctcagactgatttccatactggtggaggatcacacccagcgggaacaagggcaaggagagCTCAAATTCCTTTgtaccaaacaccctatggaaaaactgttttagatcctatacatccttacggggttatgcttaaccttgatgtattggacttcaaaaacagagaagatctcatagacgattggacatctgctatgaggattgcagcaggaacacttgatctcaacaaagaaggattcattaaacttttggaaatgagtcttatgggatcagtaaaaattgcttgggacatgacttcagcagacatgaaagagtcagtcctagttggggaatctcttagtgagatcgctggaaagatggctaccctattcaaagcacactttataggggtagactatttcaatagtcaagatacggagaagaagaaaaaatatactcaagctctgtatagtcttgaattacatgatatatgtttggtagatgaatacattatgttattcaccaaatatagatggaattcaggagtcgaagaagatatagctatgcagcttttcttcgcaaaaatgccaagtccttggagagaaatgctcataagggaatacgtacctggtaatccagatacattggcaagaagagcctctttccttaaaggaaaattggcagaatggtgtcatatggcagcgttacaaaagaattacaaacgcctaaggggtatcaacaaaagaactcctttgtgttgtaaggaaaatgatcttccaactattattggaagtaaaccacagaagcataaaaggagaagttttaggactcatccctatgcacgaagtggaagaagttcttggaaaccaagatcTGTTTGGTccagacagaaagccagatcttataaatctggacagagaagtggaccatcaagaagtaggatatcgTCCCAGGCATCgagttcatctcgaagcacaggaagaacacctacaaagaaaactttcagaagagctcatacgcgagccaatgaaagtttcaaggattgtaattgctggacatgtggagcaagaggtcatatctcgaccaactgcccagaaaatgagaaaagaggCATTAAACGCTTCGATCCTACTCCGGATATAGAAGATGcggtttattaccaagatctcattcaagtataccgatttgaggacattgcctcagatgagagtatatatgaagaagaagaagtcttaagtcaggaagaatctgatggaacagaatcggaatctgactgaagacgaggtgtttcgacacgaaacacatgaagatctgtctgggttttttagccagacaacaatatctcataacatggttcaaagaatcatgagagaaaatccaagtctacagagataccaaggtttctctgcaggacaggtagaaaagttcttaggaagtcttggcctaagaaacagaaagcatcacctaatctataaagtttctagaa from Primulina eburnea isolate SZY01 chromosome 6, ASM2296580v1, whole genome shotgun sequence encodes:
- the LOC140834542 gene encoding probable WRKY transcription factor 53, which produces MESAATWQYNALINELTQGLEKTKQLRIHLWSTSPPEAQDLILQKILSSYDKALLILKWGGSNGAATLSTPESSVSVHGSLRSEDLNKNIKDNQDDINASKKRKMQHTWTEQVKIDSENGLEGPTGDGFSWRKYGQKYILGAKYPRSYYRCTYRHVRNCWATKQVQRSDDDLTVFDLTYKGRHTCNLSSTNTVPPPATPEKQELELNYGHRFQGQQSQALPNFTNSLSVSTEDLVNVEMPAYFSFQSTLAFHDEENHYFPIPALLDENQHQEGTISPQLISPATSESNYFTASTYARTPNAQHSEADAADIISAHASTTNSPIGGMEFLIDPTKLNPNFGFNMPEFFTYSDFEHGQ